The window TCTTATTTTCTCCCAACGCTATGGCATCGACAGAAATATAATCTACAGAATAAACACATCTGTCAGTAGAAAATTTCAATCTGTGCAATGCTATATTTCCAGTAAAATTATCTATACAATTACCTATTAAATTAGCATCAAGTACAAATGAAAGTTTTGAATTTTTATAATTTGTATTTGAATACAAATTATAAAATGATATATTTGAAACACTCGTCGAAAAATTCAATTTAGAATTCTTCCCTTTCAATAAAAAAAAACCATTGGTAACGATTTGTCCACCATAGCTATCAGCTTTCAACGAACCCCTAAAACTATTAGAAGTAAAATTGCCTGATAAACAAACATTCTCCAAACAAAAGGATTTATAATTAAATTCTTTGATTGACGCTTCAATATTTCCTTTCCAATCTTTCCAATAATTATTGAAAGTACTATTTAAATTCATGGATAATCGAACTGAGCCAAAATTGTTGTTATTGATTAGCCTGCATATGTTAAGCCTAAAAGTAGAAACTTTACCAAATAAAAAACTAGTTGTCCCTTTTTTCCAAAATTGAATTCTGGCTTGTAAATTTCCCACTTCAGAATTAATATCAACATTTGTATTTAATCTGTTTATATTGCCTGATATCTTTCCATTGAAAGAAATCTTTCCCAATCTTTCCACTAATAGAGAGGAATTGGCTCTTTTGGAATTAAAGTAACTCGCTATTTTTTGAATTTTCAATGGAGTAATAAAGGAATTTTTAACATTAGCATATATGCTTGCCTGACAAGGATCATTCAAATGGAAGATTTCCATATCAGCATTGACGACCATGTTATCTTCTTTAACCGCTAACCCCGTTAGTTTAAAATTATTTAGATTGCCTACAAATTTACCCATTATTTCTAATTGACTTTGAAAATAAGAAGATACTGGAATAAAAGAACAAACATCTTTCAAATTAATTTGTGAAGGTTCTAATTGAAAATTGAAATGTGTTTTAGCTGTAAAAATTCTCGAATGCGAATGGTTATAATCAGTTATAATTTTTTTTAATACAAGATGAGATTCAGGGAGTCTTAAATCAAATTGATTAACCCGCATGTTATTACTATCTATTACCAGATCAAAACTCAGTCGTTTTACCCGAAATCCAGACTTCTCTGTAAAACTCAATCTCTCTATGTCTGCTTTCAATATCATATCATTAAATTCATATAATTGAATGGCTGCTACTATACCACTCAAATGTATATCATTCGAATTAAACTTGCCTGGAGTAGACTCTTTATCTTTCACTCTATAATAAAAATTTCCTCTTTTTAAAGAAAAATTTCGCATACTTAATTCAATTTTTCTCATTCTTTTCACAAAAGCATCGATGATATATTGAACATTTAAAGGTGAATCAACAGATTCTCTTGTTAAATTGAAAGTAAAAGCATCTATTTGAGTAGAATTGATACGAATCTGATGTTGAAAGAGAGAAAAAAAATCAAAACCTGAGACTATTTTTTTAGCAGAAAAAAAAATATTACCAGATTCATCTTCCAAATACACATCTTTTAAAATTAATTTATCAAAAAACTGGAATTCAACTTTGTCAATATTGACCTTTGTCCCTATTTGTTCTTCCAAATATTTGGATAATACGTTGGATGTTGTTTTTTGAAAACAAGGAATTTGAAACAAAACAACGGGCAAGATATAAAATATTCCTACTGGGAGTAAAACAAACCAAATAGCATACTTAATTGCTTTCATAATAAAGGCTACCATAAAGATAGGAGAAATTCATTTTGACAAATCAGAATATCTGATTCACTTGTGCTTTTTTATATAAAAGCATTACTTTTACCACTTGTAAGGCACTTGGTAGTTTAAGTGTTACTAACAACATATCACTATATAACTCAAAATAATTTTTGAACTCTATAAAGGTAAATATTTTCATTAATCATTAATCCTAGTATTTTGGATCCATGAAAACAAAAAAATTGGACGGTTTGAAGAAAGAAGATTTTGAAAAAATAGTAGATGATAAATCTGTGCAATTATTCATTTTGACAAGTAGAAATGGCATTGAGATGTCCGTAACTAATTACGGTGCAAGAATTGTATCTCTCAATGTACCTGACAAAAAAAGTAAATGGATAGATATAGTATTAGGGAAAAAAAACATAAATGATTATTTGAATGACCAAGAACCTTATTTTGGGGCAACTTGTGGAAGAACAGCTAATCGTATAGCCAATGGGAATTTTATTCTAAATGATAAAAAATATAATTTAGCAGTAAATAACGGGATCAACAACTTACATGGTGGAATAAAAGGATTTCACGCTGTAGTGTGGGATGCTTATCAACAAGATGCACAAACACTTGAATTAACATACCTTTCCAAAGACGGAGAAGAAGGTTTTCCCGGGAACTTAAAGGTAAAAGTTATCTATAAGTTAATAAACACAAATACGGTTGAAATAACTTATGAAGCCATAACAGACAAAACAACAATTCTTAATCTAACTAATCATTCGTATTTCAACCTCTCTGGAGAAGGGAATCCATCAATTGATAACCATAAGCTACATATTAATGCAGATACTTTTCTGCCAATAAATGATGTTTCTATTCCACTAGGGAAACCAGAAAAAGTCAGTGATACACCCTTTGATTTTCGTCTCATGAATACAATAGGGAAACATATAGAAGAGAACCACATCCAGTTGATTTATGGCAATGGATATGATCATAATTTTATTATTAACAGAGTAGATAATGATAACAATCTAGTCTATGCAGCAAAAGTTTTATCTCCCGATACTGGAATTACAATGGAAGTTTATACTACAGAGCCTGGTATTCAATTCTATACAGGAAATTATCTAGATGGCAGTTTTATTGGGAAAAATGGTCATATCTATCCCAAACGTTCTGCATTTTGTTTGGAAACACAGCATTATCCCGATAGCATTCATTTCCCAGAATATCCACCTGTGATATTGCTTCCTAATGAAGTATTCCTATCTAAAACTGAATATCGGTTTACTATATAAAAGAAGACTTAAGTATATAATTATAGAATATGCTTGATTGCAAAATAATTGACAAAATCTTTGCATTTTTGGAAAAAATTAATACCGCTGAATGTGAAATGCTAGAATTAATAGATCCTCGTACTAAATATAGAAAGGAAAAATTGCTGAAAGGAGTTCGTACTACGGGTTCATTGTATCTGACTGTTTAAACGGCAGTTTTGATAGTTCGATAAAAGGTCCTGACTAAATTAGGAACTAATATTCATTGGATGGGCTGTAATATTTTTCAACACGAAACCGTGTTGTTGAGATAATTACTAACAAAAGAATTCCAGTTTTTGAATGGAAAGGAGAAACAGTGGGTGAATGTAGTGTTGGTGTGTGTGTTGATCAGTCTTTGCGTCTTTCAAAAAAAAGGTCCCCAATCTAATTGGGGATGATGATAGAAATGCATATTGTTTGTCCATTGGAGATAATTAGAAGGAATATGATTTATCTTTCCCTAAAACAAAAAAAACAATCACGAAAAACAGATTATATTGAATACACCTCATACATTGAAAGAAAATAGTAGCATTGGAATCGTACAATTGCTTCCCTAAAAAGCGTTTCTTCAGAAGCACCAACTGACACAATTATCAATTGTATCAAAAAATACAAAGGAAAATTACTCGTTCCAACCGTCAATGATTCAATAACAAAATTTAAATTTGACAATGTGTATGATTCCCATGAGGCATTAGTCACTAGTTATAGTTAATAGTCCTAAATATCCTAAATGTCCTACAGATATATAATGATTGCAAGAAAAATTACAACTATTTTGTATTACAGAACTTTGGGAAAGTTATGCCTCTCTATGTATGCCTATACGTATAAGTAACAATGATAGGAAAAGCTGTAAAAAAAGACAATATTTTATCACAGATGCAGATAATTAGACTGGATGGTCAATACACAGCATTTAGAAATGATGAAAGATCGAATCTATTATTTGTAATAAATAACATTCTGTCTGATAACGAAATACAAACAAAATGGTGGACTTCCCTGGGTCAAACATATCAATATTAGACCACAAATAGGTAAATATACTTTTCCAGACGGAATTCAATCTTCCTTTTGACAAAAGGATGTTGGACCAGTTTTGGTGCACTACATGGCATTATTCTCTTGTAATGAGTAATTCGTTTACCAATCAAGTATCCGCACAAATAGACCTTTGGAAAAACAATCACTAACGAATTATTCATCGTTTCCCTAATCATTTGAATGGAGGAAAGTAGCCCCGCGTTTATTTTTGACCAATGTTGGTTGTAGAATTAACCAAATTTAACCCCAAAATAAGCACCTTATATAGGGGGTGGATTTCTCGATGACCCGTACATAAATCTGAATATTACAGGTATTAAAATAATTAATAAAAAAAATGCAAAAATCTACATCGTGGTAGTCCATATGATATTAGTAGATTGGCTTTAATGAAAAAAGAAAAAAGTTATACTAACCTAGTCATTTGAACAAGTAGACGAATATTAAATCTAATCACAATCAAAAAAACTGTTTTTGACTTTTTTGAATAAATGAAGTTCCTGAACAATGTCTCTTTATCTGCAGTAAAGGTAGGTAGAACCGCTGCTAATGATATTTATAGAGGACAGTTCATATGCAAAAAAACAGCAAATACGAAATAATGTAATTTATGCATCTCTTACACAAAAAATACTGTAAAAAATTGTTGTTTGTAGGATCTATTTGTATTTATCCGAAAGGAGCTAGTCCCTCCCCCTATTTCTGAAAATTGTCCACTAATTTATTTCTCTGTTAGAATTTTGAAGATAAATACTATGTTTAGTAAAACACATGCAAATTTTTTAATTCTAATGGTCAATTATGAGTATTATCCAAAGCATTAAGTTTAAAAAAAATGAAGATTTTCTAGATGAGATCCACTTAAAAAACTAACTACAAGTTTTAATCAATGAAAAACTTTTTTGAAAAATGCTCTATTTGAACTTGAAATATACAAAATACATATAGAAAACAAAACTAGAAGTTATCTACCTACTTTAAAAACCTTTATTCAAAAGCAAAATCTATTCCTTCGGATACAAAAAATAATCTAGAGTTATAATAAGTATACTCCATTTGCGGTACAGAAAATTTTGCTCATCAAGAGCAGCAATTGGACAGAGTTAGTTGCAATGGACAGACGAAAAAATAGAAATAAAAAGAGAAAGAATTTTGGACTCCCCAATAGCAGTCTTATTAAATTACGAAAATCAAGAGTTGGCAAAACTCACAAGTTCAAATTACAAAAAATTGAGATAGAGAGAATTCAAAAAACAATTTAGTCAGCAAACGATATACAAATATTTTATCTTTGATAATCAAGAAATTATAAAAAGAAGATTGACTTATTTTATCTATCAATTATAGCCATATGGAATAATAAATAAAAAGAAATAATCCTCTCCTATTTCCTTAAAAATGAATCTAAATTCACTTGTCAATAAATATGACAAAGAAATTTTTAAGAAAGGAGATTCTGTTGTTTTTAGACAGTATTCGAAAACAATAAAAAAATAAAAAAGGTCTTTCCCATACAAGTAGAAAAATGAGAAAAGTAAAACTCATTATTGGAAATTTCAAAAAGAAAACGAGAACTGGAAAATACGTCACAGTAATATATTTTTTTACAGAATATTAATGATGTGTCAACATAAGCTATTTACACCTGAGAAAGTGATAAATGACAAATATGTAATATGGGAATTGTTGATATGATTAAAAATCATTAATACTATTAAAAGATAAAAAGCAAAAAATCAGAATAGAATCTCTAATCTATTCTTTTTCTGAAAGTGAGAAAAAGAAAAACATTAATACCCATTCCAAAGAGCATTCAAGTATATAAATGAACTTCTGTACAAAGATTTACTGCCGATTGTACTAAAAGATCAGCTTCTATTTGACTTGACGCTTCCGCATAAATACGTAATATTGGCTCCGTATTTGATTTTCTAAAATGTATCCAACAATTGTTTGGGAAGTCAATTTTTATTCCATCTATTTCGTTCAGCGGATAAATTTCGTATTTTTTTTTAATGAAATTTAACAACATATCACTATCAGGGGTTAAATCTATATGTCGTTTTACCATATAGTAATCAGGATAACTTGCACGAAGCTCGCTTACTTTTTTACTAGATTTGGCTAAATAAGTTAGAAATAAGGCAATTCCCACCAAAGCGTCCCGTCCATAATGTGATGTGGGATAAATTATTCCTCCATTACCTTCACCACCAATGACCGCATTGGTTTCTTTCATTTTTTTTACTACATTTACCTCGCCCACGGAAGATGCCGTGTAAATACAACCATGTTGTTCTGTAACATCACGTAAAGCACGGGTAGAGCTTATATTGGAAACCGTATTCCCCGGTGTTTGAGATAAAACATAGCTTGCTATCGAGACTAACGTATATTCTTCTCCAAACATATCGCCCGTTTCTGTAACAATCGCAAGACGATCTACATCCGGATCAACGGCAAATCCGATGGATGCTTTTTCCTGTTTCACTATTTCTGCAATTTCACCTAGGTTCTGAGGAAGAGGCTCAGGATTATGGGCAAAGAAACCTGTCGGATTAGCATTTATACAAATAATTTGATTAACCCCCAAAGCCCTTAACAATTGGGGGATAATAATTCCTCCCACTGAATTAACCGCATCAATTACCACCTTGAAATTGGCTCTTTGAATAGCATCTGTATCTACCAATTTCAAAGCTAAAATATGATCTATGTGTTTTTTTGCATATAAATTATCTGTTGTTGTTTTACCAAGTTTATCTATCGATACAAAAGAAAAAGATTTATTTTCTGCAATTTGTAAAAGCTCATCCCATTCGATAGTATTAAGCAATTCTCCTCTCTCGTTTAATAACTTTAAAGCATTCCACTGTTCAGAATTGTGAGAAGCTGTAAGAATGATTCCTCCAGATGCTTTCCCTAACACTACTGCTAATTCAGCAGTAGGAGTTGTAGCTAAACCAATATCTACTACATCTAATCCCATTCCCACCAATGTACTAATTACCAAATTACGCATCATAGTACCCGAAACACGAGCGTCACGTCCTAA of the Candidatus Azobacteroides pseudotrichonymphae genomovar. CFP2 genome contains:
- the glmM gene encoding phosphoglucosamine mutase; protein product: MPLIKSISGIRGTIGGKTGDSLSPLDVVKFTAAYASLIRSKSVFSQKIILGRDARVSGTMMRNLVISTLVGMGLDVVDIGLATTPTAELAVVLGKASGGIILTASHNSEQWNALKLLNERGELLNTIEWDELLQIAENKSFSFVSIDKLGKTTTDNLYAKKHIDHILALKLVDTDAIQRANFKVVIDAVNSVGGIIIPQLLRALGVNQIICINANPTGFFAHNPEPLPQNLGEIAEIVKQEKASIGFAVDPDVDRLAIVTETGDMFGEEYTLVSIASYVLSQTPGNTVSNISSTRALRDVTEQHGCIYTASSVGEVNVVKKMKETNAVIGGEGNGGIIYPTSHYGRDALVGIALFLTYLAKSSKKVSELRASYPDYYMVKRHIDLTPDSDMLLNFIKKKYEIYPLNEIDGIKIDFPNNCWIHFRKSNTEPILRIYAEASSQIEADLLVQSAVNLCTEVHLYT
- a CDS encoding adenosylhomocysteinase produces the protein MEKINTAECEMLELIDPRTKYRKEKLLKGVRTTGSLYLTV
- a CDS encoding aldose epimerase family protein, with protein sequence MKTKKLDGLKKEDFEKIVDDKSVQLFILTSRNGIEMSVTNYGARIVSLNVPDKKSKWIDIVLGKKNINDYLNDQEPYFGATCGRTANRIANGNFILNDKKYNLAVNNGINNLHGGIKGFHAVVWDAYQQDAQTLELTYLSKDGEEGFPGNLKVKVIYKLINTNTVEITYEAITDKTTILNLTNHSYFNLSGEGNPSIDNHKLHINADTFLPINDVSIPLGKPEKVSDTPFDFRLMNTIGKHIEENHIQLIYGNGYDHNFIINRVDNDNNLVYAAKVLSPDTGITMEVYTTEPGIQFYTGNYLDGSFIGKNGHIYPKRSAFCLETQHYPDSIHFPEYPPVILLPNEVFLSKTEYRFTI
- a CDS encoding translocation/assembly module TamB domain-containing protein — encoded protein: MKAIKYAIWFVLLPVGIFYILPVVLFQIPCFQKTTSNVLSKYLEEQIGTKVNIDKVEFQFFDKLILKDVYLEDESGNIFFSAKKIVSGFDFFSLFQHQIRINSTQIDAFTFNLTRESVDSPLNVQYIIDAFVKRMRKIELSMRNFSLKRGNFYYRVKDKESTPGKFNSNDIHLSGIVAAIQLYEFNDMILKADIERLSFTEKSGFRVKRLSFDLVIDSNNMRVNQFDLRLPESHLVLKKIITDYNHSHSRIFTAKTHFNFQLEPSQINLKDVCSFIPVSSYFQSQLEIMGKFVGNLNNFKLTGLAVKEDNMVVNADMEIFHLNDPCQASIYANVKNSFITPLKIQKIASYFNSKRANSSLLVERLGKISFNGKISGNINRLNTNVDINSEVGNLQARIQFWKKGTTSFLFGKVSTFRLNICRLINNNNFGSVRLSMNLNSTFNNYWKDWKGNIEASIKEFNYKSFCLENVCLSGNFTSNSFRGSLKADSYGGQIVTNGFFLLKGKNSKLNFSTSVSNISFYNLYSNTNYKNSKLSFVLDANLIGNCIDNFTGNIALHRLKFSTDRCVYSVDYISVDAIALGENKKQLLLHSNILNGEIKGMYSIGGSMSKNKGDVLHVSFTKVDIGHAFKSLFIRAIDFGGIATGYITVKDVFHTWQLFTNIDVHQFVFNNVPMGDLTLHGKWDRNKQGIELNGKIVNGDNSFIDIDGFIHPMKKENSILFDVHNTEIAFLYKYLSNVLSDFSGRLTGKLRLFGDLSNLKLEGDVLVDNGIFGIKCLNTYYTFGDWIKCTPNEISIGNAMVYDKFGNKAIVNVVIKYNAFSNFRFASDFSCKNLLVFDATSDINPLFYGKAFVTGTATLSSNGKFLSIEALLCNNKNTTLAFDLAKTSDIADCDSKKKQGKKVENNLKEGTINFLKTGIYLDLIAKIDSDAVLKIITNPLLSNEISSIGNGNLQIRYSTKKLLEVFGKYTIERGKFNLDFYPIISRNFEIVKGSSVSFFGNPLTADLDVKASYSISDFMHNNVPINFIILLSGQLKSPNIKWFFEEEKAVKSEFGKSKRDHNLE
- a CDS encoding adenosylhomocysteinase produces the protein MLDQFWCTTWHYSLVMSNSFTNQVSAQIDLWKNNH